In the Thermovenabulum gondwanense genome, AAATAAACATCCAAAGCTCCCACCTTAAAAAGCTTTTCCACTACAGAATCGTAAAGTTGTGGGTTCATATCATCGATATTTGCTTCTATCACGAAAATCCTATCCCGGCTTGTATTTAAAGATGATTTTTCCGTCTCTTCTTTTGATTCTACTATTATCGCCCTTAAAGCATTTAAATTACCGGTATCTTTTTTCCCGAAACCGTATCCAAAAGAGATTACTTTCCCCTCCGGTAGATTGCCGAATTCTGAAGAAAGCATTACCGAAAGCAAAGCCCCTGTCGGAGTTGTAAGTTCTCCTTCTCCCCGGGAGTAAACCGGAACCCCTTTTAAAAGCTCAAGGGTGGCAGGAGCAGGGACGGGCAAAATGCCGTGAGCGCATTTGACCGTACCGCTTCCCACATTTACCGGGGAAAAGACAACCTTGTCAGGTAAAATAAGATCTACAAGAATGAAGGCCCCAACAATATCCACTATTGAATCTACTGCGCCCACCTCGTGAAAATGTATTTCATTTTCCGAAACCCCGTGAATTTTTGCCTCCACCTTTGCCAATTTTTCAAAAGCTTTCAATGCATTATGCTTTACCTTATCCTTTATCTCACTTTTTTTAATTACCTCCGTTACTTCCTTTAACCCCCGATGGGGATGATGTTCATGGGTTTTTATGTAGACATCCTTTCCTCGGATTCCGTTTTTATATGTATCTTTCACTTCAATTTCAAATTCTAAGGGAAGTTTTTTAATTTCCCTCAGGAACTCCTCCACATTTACTCCTGAATCCAAAAGCGCTCCCAGGAACATATCGCCGCTTATTCCTGAAAAACAATCAAGATAAAGAATCTTCATTCTACCTGCCCTCCTAATTTGTTTATCTGGTGGGCTGCAAATCCCGCTCCGAACCCGTTGTCTATATTAACGACGGTGAGGCCTCCGGCGCAACTGTTTAACATGGTGAGTAATGCCGAAAGGCCTGAAAAATTTGCACCGTATCCCACGCTCGTGGGCACAGCTATTACGGGTTTGTCCACCAGCCCCGCCACCACACTGGCAAGGGCGCCTTCCATTCCGGCCACCACTATTATCACCTGTGCCCTTTTTATAACCTCCATATTCATGAAAAGCCTGTGAATTCCTGCAACTCCAACATCGTAAAGCCTTTCCACATTGTTTCCAAAAAGCTCCGCGGTCACCGCCGCTTCTTCCGCCACGGGGATGTCAGAAGTCCCGGCGGAGACTACGGCGATGAGGCCTTTGTTTTTCGGTACCGGCTCCTTTATCACCGCGAAAATCCTCGCTTCGGGGTAGTATACGGCTTCGGGGATCGCTTTTTCCACTTCTTCAAAAATTTCTAAGCTTGCCCTGGTGCCCATTATGTTAGTGCCCTTTTGCATCATCCGCTCCGTAATTCTCACCACCTGCTTAGGGGTCTTGCCCTGGCAGAAGATGACTTCGGGCACTCCCCTTCTCAAAGCCCTGTGGTGGTCCAATTTTGCAAATCCCAGGTCCTCGTATGGCAGGTCTCTTAAAAACTTCATGGCCTCTTCAACGGAAAGCTCGCCTTTTTGAACTTTTAAAAGAAGGTCCTTTAGCTTTTCCAAAGCGCTTTCTCCTCCTCTTTAAGCCCTTCGTTCATGCTGCCGGTCCTGTATCCGGTAAGGTCCAGCGAAACATAGACAAAGCCCAGCTTTTTGAATTCTGCTACCACCTTTTCCCTCAAGCTTCTTTCAAAGAACCTTTCTATCTCTTCCGGCAATACCTCTATCCTGGCAAGGTCCGCGTGGTTCCTTACCCTGTACTGGGAAAACCCGAGTCCTCTTAAAATCTCTTCTGCCCTTCCAACCCTGTCCAATTTTTCCCCGGTTATCCTTTCTCCGTACGGAAAGCGTGAAGCCAGGCAGGCAAACGATGGCTTGTTCCACGTGGGAAGTCCCATTTTTTGGGATAGCGCCCTGATCTCGGCTTTCGTAAGCCCCGCCTCCTTCAGCGGGCTTTTTACACCAAGCTCATCCTTAGCCTTCATCCCAGGCCTGAAATCCCCGGCATCGTCAGCGTTTGAGCCATCCAGCACGAAGTTAAAACCCCTCTCGCGGGCTATTTTTACGAGCTTACCGAACAGTTCCTTTTTGCAATAATAGCACCTCTCGGGTGGATTTTCCGAAAATCCGGGCACCTCCAGTTCCTCGGATACTATAATCTCGTGGTTTGCCCCTAAACTTTTTGCAAGTTCTTTTGCTTCTTCCAATTCCCTTGAAGGATAGGTGCTCGAGCGGGCGGTCACCGCCAGGACGTTCTCTTTCCCGAGCACGTCCAAACAAACTTTCAAAAGGAAGGTGCTGTCTACGCCCCCCGAAAAGGCAATTAAAACTTTTTTTAGATTGATTAAATACTCCTCTAACTTTTTGAATTTTTCATCCATTGCAAATACCCCCTATAGCTCGAATTTTTCTTCTAAAAAATCTCTTAAACCGCTGTATCTTTTAATGTTTTTAACATTTTTAACGGCGTAAAATAACGCCTGCTTTGTTCCCACAAGTACCAGCAGTTTTTTAGCCCGGGTAACGGCAGTGTAAAGTAGATTTCTGTCTAACATTGAATAATGCGCAAAAGAAAT is a window encoding:
- the larB gene encoding nickel pincer cofactor biosynthesis protein LarB — encoded protein: MEKLKDLLLKVQKGELSVEEAMKFLRDLPYEDLGFAKLDHHRALRRGVPEVIFCQGKTPKQVVRITERMMQKGTNIMGTRASLEIFEEVEKAIPEAVYYPEARIFAVIKEPVPKNKGLIAVVSAGTSDIPVAEEAAVTAELFGNNVERLYDVGVAGIHRLFMNMEVIKRAQVIIVVAGMEGALASVVAGLVDKPVIAVPTSVGYGANFSGLSALLTMLNSCAGGLTVVNIDNGFGAGFAAHQINKLGGQVE
- the larC gene encoding nickel pincer cofactor biosynthesis protein LarC encodes the protein MKILYLDCFSGISGDMFLGALLDSGVNVEEFLREIKKLPLEFEIEVKDTYKNGIRGKDVYIKTHEHHPHRGLKEVTEVIKKSEIKDKVKHNALKAFEKLAKVEAKIHGVSENEIHFHEVGAVDSIVDIVGAFILVDLILPDKVVFSPVNVGSGTVKCAHGILPVPAPATLELLKGVPVYSRGEGELTTPTGALLSVMLSSEFGNLPEGKVISFGYGFGKKDTGNLNALRAIIVESKEETEKSSLNTSRDRIFVIEANIDDMNPQLYDSVVEKLFKVGALDVYLTPIIMKKGRPAIKISCLVELDKKDEIINTIFDETTTIGVRYYNVEREKAERFFRKVNTSIGEVTVKVSTFGKNRQKITPEFDDIKKLAREKNIPVRKAYEVILSEILKNE
- the larE gene encoding ATP-dependent sacrificial sulfur transferase LarE, with the translated sequence MDEKFKKLEEYLINLKKVLIAFSGGVDSTFLLKVCLDVLGKENVLAVTARSSTYPSRELEEAKELAKSLGANHEIIVSEELEVPGFSENPPERCYYCKKELFGKLVKIARERGFNFVLDGSNADDAGDFRPGMKAKDELGVKSPLKEAGLTKAEIRALSQKMGLPTWNKPSFACLASRFPYGERITGEKLDRVGRAEEILRGLGFSQYRVRNHADLARIEVLPEEIERFFERSLREKVVAEFKKLGFVYVSLDLTGYRTGSMNEGLKEEEKALWKS